One window of Triticum dicoccoides isolate Atlit2015 ecotype Zavitan chromosome 5A, WEW_v2.0, whole genome shotgun sequence genomic DNA carries:
- the LOC119298002 gene encoding probable glucan endo-1,3-beta-glucosidase A6, producing the protein MAMASSSLTVLLSFLFLAIAAVEPASGTAQHFLGVNYGRLGDDLPPPHIALELARSAGAAAVRFYDANATFLAAAASSGLGFVPAVPNELIVSLAASQRAADAWVASTLLPFRRNRRLRYLFVGNEVLSDPTTKSRWSRLVPAITNLRRALRRYGLSRVKVSTTLGMDALVGQNVFPPSAGVFRPDIIDVAVRPLLAFLERTDSYLFFDAYTYFTWSANHTVVPLTYALLEPSPAPGFRYHDPGTGLSYTNLLDHMLDAVVAAMCRAGYCGVRLALAETGWPNAGDLNEFGANVRNAATYNRNVARHLASGAGTPRRPGMRMPALVFALFNENVKGGPGTERHWGLFYPNGSAVYEVDLTGRQPVAPYPPLPPATNDLPYPGKLWCVARTDRHGALTNETAVREQVATACADEAGLCDPVRPGGGCHLPDTVAAHASYVFSAHWNRFSKQYGGWCYFAGLAVETTVDPSHGSCKFPSVTPG; encoded by the exons ATGGCAATGGCATCATCGTCCCTCACCGTCCTGCTCAGCTTCCTCTTCCTCGCCATTGCCGCCGTGGAGCCGGCCTCGGGGACAGCGCAGCACTTTCTGGGAGTCAATTACGGCAGGCTTGGCGACGACCTCCCGCCCCCGCACATCGCGCTTGAGCTCGCCCGCTCGGCCGGCGCCGCCGCGGTCAGGTTCTACGACGCCAACGCCACCTTCCTGGCCGCGGCCGCGTCCTCCGGCCTCGGCTTTGTCCCGGCCGTCCCTAACGAGCTCATCGTCTCCCTGGCCGCCTCCCAGCGCGCCGCCGACGCGTGGGTCGCCTCCACGCTCCTCCCCTTCCGTCGCAACCGCCGCCTCCGCTACCTCTTCGTCGGCAACGAGGTGCTCTCCGACCCCACCACCAAGTCCCGCTGGTCCCGGCTCGTCCCCGCGATAACTAACCTCCGCCGCGCGCTCCGACGATATGGCCTCAGCCGTGTCAAGGTCAGCACCACCCTCGGGATGGACGCTCTCGTCGGCCAGAACGTGTTCCCGCCGTCCGCCGGGGTGTTCCGCCCGGACATCATCGACGTCGCCGTGCGCCCGCTCCTCGCCTTCCTCGAGCGCACGGACTCGTACCTTTTCTTTGACGCGTACACCTACTTCACCTGGTCGGCGAATCACACCGTCGTGCCGCTCACCTACGCGCTGCTCGAGCCGTCGCCGGCGCCGGGGTTCCGGTACCACGACCCCGGAACGGGGCTGTCGTACACCAACCTCCTCGACCACATGCTCGACGCCGTGGTCGCCGCCATGTGCCGCGCGGGCTACTGCGGCGTCAGGCTGGCGCTGGCCGAGACCGGCTGGCCCAACGCCGGCGACCTCAACGAGTTCGGCGCCAACGTGCGGAACGCGGCCACGTACAACCGCAACGTGGCGCGGCACCTGGCGTCCGGCGCCGGCACGCCGCGGCGGCCGGGGATGCGCATGCCGGCGCTCGTGTTCGCGCTCTTCAACGAGAACGTCAAGGGCGGCCCCGGCACAGAGCGGCACTGGGGCCTCTTCTACCCCAACGGCAGTGCGGTGTACGAGGTCGACCTGACGGGGCGCCAGCCGGTGGCGCCGTACCCTCCGCTGCCGCCGGCCACGAACGACCTGCCGTACCCTGGGAAGCTGTGGTGCGTGGCGAGGACTGACCGCCACGGGGCATTGACCAACGAGACGGCGGTGAGGGAGCAGGTGGCGACGGCGTGCGCGGACGAGGCCGGGCTGTGCGACCCCGTGCGGCCCGGCGGCGGGTGCCACCTCCCGGACACGGTGGCCGCGCACGCGAGCTACGTGTTCAGCGCGCACTGGAACAGGTTCAGCAAGCAGTACGGCGGGTGGTGCTACTTCGCTGGCCTCGCCGTGGAGACGACCGTCGATCCCA GTCATGGATCGTGTAAATTTCCCAGCGTTACACCAGGCTGA